In the Paenibacillus thermoaerophilus genome, one interval contains:
- a CDS encoding sensor histidine kinase, whose protein sequence is MWGKWKRRARELEQEKRLLLEQQAQMEKLIVEMRAERHEFVRRLQAVEHWLRSPEPEASGTPGGSRADLRRYLEESAADLQRMNEVLRGERGHTASLLEHLTDRAAAAGIRLKLALEAPLAALPVPMIDQTKLAGNLLENALEAASRFAAARGPDAAFIEVSASRSSGLYVLETKNSSLAIPGEVLDSLFRKPVASAKTGGDPDWRHGIGAYVVAQTVRKHGGRLDFTFQSQVFSVKIKLPVLSGQPG, encoded by the coding sequence ATGTGGGGAAAATGGAAGCGTCGCGCGCGCGAGCTCGAACAGGAAAAACGCCTGCTGCTAGAGCAGCAGGCGCAGATGGAAAAATTGATCGTGGAGATGCGGGCGGAACGGCACGAGTTCGTCCGGCGCCTCCAGGCGGTTGAACATTGGCTGCGCTCGCCGGAACCGGAAGCTTCCGGCACGCCGGGCGGCAGCCGAGCGGACCTGCGGCGATATCTGGAGGAGTCGGCGGCCGATCTGCAGCGGATGAACGAGGTGCTGCGCGGGGAGCGGGGCCATACGGCCTCGCTCCTGGAGCACCTGACCGACCGGGCGGCGGCGGCGGGCATCCGGCTCAAGCTCGCTCTGGAGGCGCCTCTCGCGGCGCTGCCGGTGCCGATGATCGACCAGACGAAGCTGGCCGGCAACCTGCTGGAGAACGCGCTGGAGGCGGCCAGCCGATTCGCCGCCGCGCGCGGGCCGGACGCAGCTTTTATCGAGGTGTCCGCCTCCAGGTCCAGCGGGCTGTATGTGCTGGAGACGAAAAATTCAAGCCTGGCGATTCCGGGCGAAGTGCTCGACTCGCTGTTCCGGAAGCCCGTCGCCTCGGCGAAGACCGGCGGCGATCCGGATTGGCGCCACGGCATTGGAGCGTATGTCGTCGCGCAGACCGTACGCAAGCATGGTGGACGGCTTGATTTTACCTTCCAATCGCAGGTCTTCTCCGTCAAAATCAAGCTGCCGGTGCTGTCCGGACAGCCCGGCTAA
- a CDS encoding DJ-1/PfpI family protein, producing MSPKVLILTGDAAEALEVYYPYYRVLEEGFEAVIAAPSVKTLRTVVHDFEGWDTYTEKPGYQLNSHVAFAEVDPTEYAGLIIPGGRAPEYIRLNEHVPRIVGHFFEAGKPVGAICHAALVLNALKNRAYFEGRKLTAYPACRPDVEALGAAYAEETLCVDGNIVSGQAWPDLPGFMREFLKQLKRR from the coding sequence ATGTCCCCAAAAGTGCTCATCCTCACAGGGGATGCTGCCGAAGCTTTGGAGGTGTATTACCCGTATTACCGCGTGCTGGAGGAAGGCTTCGAAGCGGTGATCGCCGCTCCCAGCGTCAAGACGCTGCGAACCGTCGTTCATGATTTCGAAGGCTGGGACACGTATACGGAAAAGCCGGGATACCAGTTGAACTCGCATGTCGCGTTCGCCGAAGTCGATCCGACCGAATACGCGGGCTTGATCATTCCCGGCGGACGGGCGCCCGAATACATTCGCCTGAACGAACATGTGCCGCGAATCGTCGGCCACTTTTTCGAGGCGGGCAAGCCGGTTGGCGCCATCTGCCATGCGGCTCTGGTCTTGAACGCGTTGAAGAATCGCGCCTACTTCGAAGGCCGGAAGCTGACCGCCTACCCCGCTTGCCGGCCGGATGTCGAGGCGCTTGGCGCCGCCTACGCGGAAGAAACGCTTTGCGTGGACGGCAACATCGTCTCCGGGCAAGCCTGGCCCGATCTGCCCGGATTCATGCGGGAGTTCCTGAAGCAATTGAAGAGGCGTTAA
- a CDS encoding response regulator transcription factor, with protein sequence MLTGKYLLAEDDERLGELVVHLLLKKGAHAVEWVRDGETAFDYALASFYDVTILDWMMPGCDGLETCRRLRKAGYSGAILMLTAKDALQDRVRGLESGADDYLVKPFELEELVARLKALGRRNYARIVEESIPIDDLVLLRSSQTIRRGNEQMQLSPREFQLLDLLAQNKGQVLPRELIFDRVWGWDADVSLKTVDATIKLLRKKLGSIGKNELIHSVRDVGYKLEA encoded by the coding sequence ATGTTAACCGGCAAATATTTGCTGGCGGAAGACGACGAACGGCTCGGCGAGCTGGTCGTGCACCTGCTGCTGAAAAAAGGCGCGCATGCGGTCGAATGGGTTCGGGACGGCGAGACGGCCTTCGACTATGCGCTCGCTTCGTTTTATGACGTGACGATTCTGGATTGGATGATGCCCGGTTGCGACGGGCTCGAGACCTGCCGCCGGCTGCGCAAGGCCGGCTATTCCGGCGCCATCCTGATGCTGACGGCGAAGGACGCGCTGCAGGATCGGGTGCGGGGGCTCGAATCCGGCGCCGACGACTATCTCGTAAAGCCGTTCGAGCTGGAGGAATTGGTCGCCCGGCTGAAGGCGCTGGGACGGCGCAACTATGCCCGGATCGTCGAGGAGTCGATCCCGATCGACGATCTGGTGCTGCTTCGGAGCAGCCAGACGATCCGGCGCGGGAACGAACAGATGCAACTGAGCCCCCGGGAATTTCAATTGTTGGACCTGCTGGCGCAGAATAAAGGGCAGGTGCTGCCGCGGGAGCTGATCTTCGACCGGGTATGGGGCTGGGATGCCGACGTCTCGCTGAAGACGGTGGACGCCACGATCAAGCTGCTGCGCAAGAAGCTCGGCAGCATCGGCAAAAACGAGTTGATCCACAGCGTCCGGGACGTGGGGTACAAGCTTGAAGCGTAG
- a CDS encoding helix-turn-helix domain-containing protein, with the protein MTTSSRDYGAELDALRLQVEELRAMIQQLVGDKPLVSPPPAVRGPLEPSEREDELGVIYYSGQYSGVSGHYRWEPQEKHAGELLDADGDKVAKVLAALGHKQRLDILRAVIREPLTGPELVERLGMGTTGQLYHHLKALLGADLLHQEERGGSYSIPGHRTLPLLLLLAAASELLDASDYLDLSEVRNHPEAYLGSARTAYDPHLLLWAIVENSILEHQAGSCSEVDIFLHDDGSITVADNGRGIPVQALSGSDTPRVQAVLTNMNRLTPGASYVAPGAEKGISIAVVNALSIKLCVEIRRDGRVFRQEYKHGIPQTGLLTVGLTQETGTSVTITPDPELFDSRIDRSVLAERVAELATAYPELTIRIQG; encoded by the coding sequence GTGACAACATCGTCCAGAGATTACGGAGCCGAGTTGGATGCCCTGCGTTTACAAGTGGAAGAGCTTCGCGCGATGATTCAGCAGTTGGTCGGCGACAAGCCGTTGGTCTCTCCGCCTCCCGCGGTCAGAGGACCGCTGGAGCCAAGCGAGCGTGAAGACGAGTTGGGCGTCATTTATTACTCCGGCCAATACAGCGGAGTAAGCGGCCATTACCGATGGGAGCCGCAGGAAAAGCATGCAGGCGAGCTGCTGGACGCCGACGGCGACAAGGTCGCGAAGGTGCTCGCGGCCCTCGGCCACAAGCAGCGGCTGGACATCCTGAGAGCCGTGATCCGCGAGCCGCTGACCGGCCCGGAGCTTGTCGAGCGGTTGGGCATGGGGACGACCGGACAACTGTATCATCATCTCAAGGCGCTGCTCGGGGCCGATCTGCTCCATCAAGAAGAGCGGGGCGGCAGCTATTCGATTCCGGGACACCGCACGCTGCCGCTGCTTCTGCTGCTCGCTGCCGCCTCGGAACTGTTGGACGCGAGCGACTATCTGGATCTGTCGGAAGTCCGCAACCATCCCGAGGCGTATCTCGGCAGCGCCCGGACCGCGTACGATCCCCATCTGCTGCTATGGGCGATCGTGGAGAATTCGATCCTCGAGCATCAAGCGGGATCCTGCAGCGAAGTCGACATCTTCCTGCACGACGACGGAAGCATCACCGTCGCCGACAACGGGCGGGGCATCCCCGTGCAAGCCCTCTCCGGCTCCGATACGCCTCGCGTTCAAGCCGTGCTTACGAATATGAACCGGCTGACGCCCGGTGCCTCCTACGTCGCTCCGGGCGCGGAGAAGGGAATCAGCATCGCCGTCGTGAACGCCCTGTCCATCAAGCTGTGCGTCGAGATTCGCCGGGACGGCCGGGTGTTCCGCCAAGAGTATAAGCACGGCATCCCGCAGACCGGCTTGCTCACGGTCGGCCTGACGCAAGAAACGGGAACGAGCGTGACGATCACGCCCGACCCCGAGCTGTTCGACTCTCGCATCGATCGCAGCGTGCTGGCCGAACGCGTAGCCGAGTTGGCCACCGCCTACCCGGAGTTAACCATCCGGATTCAGGGCTAG
- a CDS encoding fatty acid desaturase, with protein sequence MAKELLGAWKQTLGPYEAPRTARSVWQVVHTIGLYLGTCALAYWSLSVSYWLTLILAVPAAGLTIRIFILFHDCCHRSLFRSRRANVIVGYVTGVLTFCSYEQWKKSHTMHHAGSGNLNRRGAGDIWTMTVSEYVAASPMRKLKYKLYRSPFVLFTVGPLYNFLIDYRFNNKDAGRKERIGTWLTNVLLAAVLTTLCLTLGWKSVILVQLPIFYLASAAGVWLFYVQHQFEHSYFERDENWSYVAAAMQGSSYYKLPKVLQWFTGNIGFHHIHHLNPRVPNYELERAHASDPRFAQATTLTLRSSLRSLVFRLWDEESRRFVGYRELKRRKVRPRVSRDKRSATSRSHH encoded by the coding sequence ATGGCAAAGGAATTGCTCGGCGCGTGGAAGCAGACGCTGGGACCATACGAAGCTCCTCGAACGGCGAGGAGTGTATGGCAAGTGGTCCATACGATCGGACTGTATCTGGGGACATGCGCGCTGGCGTATTGGAGCTTGTCGGTCTCTTACTGGCTTACGTTGATCTTGGCGGTACCGGCTGCAGGGTTGACGATTCGGATTTTTATCTTATTTCACGATTGCTGCCACCGTTCTTTGTTCAGGAGCCGGAGGGCCAACGTGATCGTCGGGTATGTCACCGGGGTGCTGACATTTTGCTCATACGAGCAGTGGAAGAAGAGCCATACGATGCATCATGCCGGCAGCGGCAACCTGAACCGCCGGGGAGCGGGCGACATCTGGACGATGACGGTATCGGAGTATGTGGCGGCATCCCCTATGCGCAAGTTGAAATACAAACTGTACCGCAGCCCGTTCGTGCTGTTCACCGTGGGCCCGCTGTACAACTTCCTGATCGACTATCGGTTTAATAACAAGGATGCCGGACGCAAGGAACGGATCGGCACCTGGTTGACCAATGTCCTGCTGGCTGCCGTCCTCACGACGCTATGCTTGACGCTGGGCTGGAAGTCGGTGATTCTCGTGCAACTCCCGATCTTCTACCTGGCTTCGGCGGCCGGAGTATGGCTGTTCTACGTCCAGCATCAATTCGAGCACAGCTACTTCGAGCGCGACGAGAACTGGAGTTATGTCGCGGCGGCTATGCAGGGCAGCTCGTACTACAAGCTGCCGAAAGTGCTGCAATGGTTCACCGGCAATATCGGGTTCCATCACATTCACCATCTGAATCCGCGCGTGCCGAATTACGAGTTGGAGCGGGCGCATGCCAGCGATCCGCGCTTCGCTCAGGCGACGACCTTGACGCTGCGCTCCAGCTTGCGTTCGCTGGTCTTCAGGCTTTGGGACGAGGAGTCGCGGAGATTTGTCGGGTATCGCGAGTTGAAACGCCGGAAGGTCCGTCCGCGAGTATCTCGCGACAAACGGTCGGCGACATCCCGGAGTCATCATTAA
- a CDS encoding dicarboxylate/amino acid:cation symporter has translation MENNLVQAFQDNWIALILSIVVIGFLYFLARKRVGFGTRVFVGLGLGLLVGVILNQFELPYKVASTIGTIYVNLIKMLVIPLVLVLVINSISSLANPGQLRKLGLKTFAWFLGTTGAAAIIGLLTALVFNPGSGIEQNVPADYKSREIPTFSQVILDLVPVNPFSDAAAGKVVPILIFGLFIAVAIVKLGAKNPDAVAPVKAFIGSATQVLHQVVKYVIRLTPYGVYALIAAMAARYGLETLKPLANLILTSYVALAIHFVLVFGGLVLLVLKVNPIKFFRKAYPTIAVAFTTRSSYATLPVNLEVITKRLRVSPRIASFVAPLGATVNFNGCGGVWPAIVTVFVAQVYNIDLALTDYILLVLVAMISSIGVAGVPGPAAISTTVVLTALGLPLEGMALVLGVEALIDMGRTAVNATGTTVTAALVADSEGEFDRGSFDRGEEDELDLAHA, from the coding sequence ATGGAGAACAACTTGGTCCAAGCGTTTCAAGATAACTGGATTGCGCTGATTCTTTCGATTGTCGTGATCGGCTTTCTGTATTTCTTGGCCCGCAAGCGTGTCGGCTTCGGCACGAGGGTTTTTGTCGGCCTTGGTTTGGGTCTCCTGGTCGGTGTTATCCTTAATCAATTTGAGCTGCCTTACAAAGTCGCCAGCACCATCGGCACGATCTATGTCAATCTGATCAAAATGCTGGTTATTCCGCTTGTGCTCGTCTTGGTCATCAACAGCATCTCTTCGCTCGCCAATCCCGGTCAACTGCGCAAGCTCGGCCTCAAGACGTTCGCCTGGTTCCTCGGCACGACCGGCGCAGCGGCGATCATCGGTCTGCTGACGGCGCTCGTGTTCAACCCGGGATCGGGAATCGAGCAGAACGTTCCGGCCGATTACAAGTCCCGCGAGATCCCGACGTTCTCGCAGGTGATTCTCGACCTGGTTCCGGTCAACCCGTTTAGCGACGCCGCGGCGGGCAAAGTGGTCCCGATCCTGATCTTCGGGCTTTTCATTGCCGTCGCGATCGTCAAGCTGGGCGCCAAAAACCCGGATGCGGTCGCTCCCGTCAAGGCGTTTATCGGTTCGGCCACGCAAGTGCTTCATCAAGTGGTTAAATATGTGATCCGCCTGACCCCTTACGGCGTGTACGCGCTGATCGCCGCAATGGCGGCGCGTTACGGGCTGGAGACGCTGAAGCCGCTCGCCAACCTGATCCTCACGTCTTACGTGGCGTTGGCGATCCACTTCGTGCTCGTGTTCGGCGGATTGGTATTGCTGGTGCTGAAGGTTAATCCGATCAAGTTTTTCCGCAAAGCGTATCCGACGATCGCCGTCGCGTTTACGACCCGCAGCAGCTACGCGACGCTGCCGGTTAACCTGGAGGTGATCACGAAGCGTTTGCGCGTATCGCCGCGTATCGCGAGCTTCGTGGCCCCGCTGGGCGCCACCGTCAACTTCAACGGTTGCGGCGGCGTATGGCCGGCCATCGTGACGGTATTCGTCGCGCAAGTGTACAATATTGATTTGGCCTTGACGGATTATATCCTGCTGGTGCTGGTCGCGATGATTTCCTCCATCGGGGTTGCGGGCGTGCCCGGACCTGCGGCGATCTCCACGACCGTCGTGCTGACCGCACTGGGCCTTCCGCTGGAAGGCATGGCGCTGGTCCTCGGCGTGGAAGCCCTCATCGACATGGGCCGTACGGCCGTCAACGCCACGGGCACAACCGTAACGGCTGCGCTGGTGGCCGACTCCGAGGGCGAATTCGACCGCGGCTCGTTCGACCGCGGGGAAGAAGACGAACTCGATTTGGCGCATGCCTGA
- a CDS encoding ATP-binding cassette domain-containing protein encodes MIRVERVSKTFRTKKETIQANKSISFHVRKGEVVGLLGENGAGKTTLLRMIATLLEPTEGSIRVAGYDTQMQGMEVKRRIGVLFGGETGLYERLTARENLEYFASLYGMSKHETKARIESLAVKFGMKDYLDRRVGGFSKGMKQKVAIARTVIHDPEVILFDEPTTGLDITSANIFRQLIHQLRTEGKTIIFSSHIMEEVSLLCQSVIMIHRGEVIYNGSLAELYEEEGSEDLNYIMMSRMVRGA; translated from the coding sequence ATGATAAGAGTCGAGCGGGTATCCAAGACGTTCCGCACCAAAAAAGAAACGATTCAAGCCAACAAGTCGATCAGCTTCCACGTCCGCAAGGGCGAGGTGGTCGGCCTGCTGGGCGAGAACGGGGCGGGCAAAACGACGCTGCTGCGGATGATCGCCACGCTCCTGGAGCCGACGGAGGGCTCGATTCGGGTCGCCGGCTACGACACGCAAATGCAAGGCATGGAGGTCAAGCGGCGGATCGGCGTGCTGTTCGGCGGGGAGACGGGGTTGTACGAACGACTCACGGCCCGGGAGAATCTCGAATACTTCGCTTCGCTGTACGGCATGAGCAAGCATGAGACGAAGGCGCGCATCGAATCGCTTGCGGTGAAGTTCGGCATGAAGGATTACCTCGACCGCCGCGTCGGCGGCTTCTCCAAGGGTATGAAGCAGAAAGTCGCCATCGCCCGGACGGTGATCCACGATCCCGAGGTGATTCTGTTCGACGAGCCGACGACGGGGCTGGACATCACGTCGGCGAACATCTTCCGCCAATTGATCCACCAACTGCGGACGGAAGGCAAGACGATCATCTTCTCCAGCCATATCATGGAGGAAGTCTCGCTGCTGTGCCAGTCCGTGATCATGATCCATCGGGGCGAGGTGATCTACAACGGTTCGCTGGCCGAGCTGTACGAAGAAGAAGGAAGCGAAGATCTGAACTATATCATGATGTCGAGAATGGTGCGGGGGGCGTAA
- a CDS encoding sensor histidine kinase: protein MKRRSGFAAWLRRLRPGEPDVFSRARMRLALRYTALVTVFLLVFNIIVYTLFVFIIRSQEKEEVRKLAEQEAMIIREAFQQNRKMPNLKMDIRTIMTLGSDQFFFYVLAPDGTLLGGSEAFPSLREVLLEKVRGWPADAEAVRYDSLKLDGSKPRFGKRELLRDAEDGVIDLIMTSQAVTIGKQTIGTLYVGKNITSHAKLFRQLEAELAGLTLVFAGAAFALGRYMSRRAMIPIEQAYIRQREFVADASHELRTPLSVLRSSLDALALEEAVRNDPFSSRLIANMKDEVSRMTRLVGDLLTLARSDSGQPELSKEWFDFREHLTQTIEAMTPVAGAKRIALSHEAPDAIPVYGDREKLRQVLYILLDNAIKYTPEGGAVRVQAAVGGTERNRWFTLAVSDTGPGIPDEDTERIFERFYRVDRARSRPAGGHGLGLAIAKWIVEAHQGTIGVKPAFPGGESGPRGSRFEARLPQPAASKSK from the coding sequence TTGAAGCGTAGAAGCGGGTTTGCCGCTTGGCTTCGCCGCCTGCGCCCCGGCGAGCCCGACGTGTTCTCCCGCGCCCGGATGCGTCTGGCCCTGCGGTATACGGCGCTGGTGACGGTGTTCCTGCTGGTGTTCAACATCATCGTCTACACGTTGTTCGTTTTTATTATCCGCAGCCAAGAGAAAGAAGAAGTGCGGAAGCTCGCGGAGCAGGAGGCCATGATCATCCGCGAGGCGTTCCAGCAGAACCGCAAAATGCCCAATTTGAAAATGGACATCCGCACGATCATGACGCTGGGCAGCGACCAGTTTTTCTTCTACGTGCTTGCGCCCGACGGCACGCTGCTGGGGGGCTCGGAGGCATTCCCGAGCCTGCGAGAGGTTCTGCTGGAGAAAGTGCGCGGCTGGCCGGCGGACGCGGAGGCGGTGCGCTACGACTCGCTGAAGCTGGACGGCTCGAAGCCGCGCTTCGGCAAGCGGGAGCTGCTTCGCGACGCCGAGGACGGGGTGATCGATCTGATCATGACGTCGCAGGCGGTGACGATCGGCAAGCAGACGATCGGCACGCTGTATGTCGGCAAAAACATCACATCCCATGCGAAGCTGTTCCGGCAGCTCGAGGCGGAGCTGGCGGGACTGACGCTCGTATTCGCCGGAGCGGCCTTCGCTTTGGGGCGGTACATGTCGCGCCGGGCGATGATTCCGATCGAACAGGCGTACATCCGCCAGCGCGAATTCGTCGCCGACGCCTCCCACGAGCTGCGCACGCCGCTGAGCGTGCTCCGCTCGTCGCTGGATGCGCTCGCCCTGGAGGAAGCCGTCCGGAATGACCCGTTCTCCTCGCGGCTGATCGCCAACATGAAGGACGAAGTCTCGCGGATGACGCGGCTGGTCGGCGATCTGCTGACACTGGCCCGCTCCGACTCGGGACAGCCCGAGCTGTCGAAGGAATGGTTCGATTTCCGGGAACATCTGACGCAGACGATCGAGGCGATGACGCCCGTAGCCGGCGCCAAGCGAATCGCCTTGAGCCACGAGGCGCCGGACGCGATTCCGGTCTACGGGGATCGGGAGAAGCTGAGACAAGTGCTGTACATCCTGCTCGACAATGCGATTAAATACACGCCGGAAGGCGGTGCCGTCCGCGTGCAAGCCGCCGTCGGCGGGACCGAACGGAACCGCTGGTTTACACTGGCGGTATCGGATACGGGGCCCGGCATCCCCGACGAGGACACGGAGCGCATCTTCGAGCGGTTCTACCGCGTCGACCGGGCGCGATCCAGACCCGCCGGCGGGCACGGACTCGGCCTGGCGATCGCCAAATGGATCGTGGAGGCGCATCAAGGCACGATCGGCGTCAAGCCGGCGTTTCCCGGCGGCGAAAGCGGCCCCCGGGGCAGCCGCTTCGAGGCGCGTCTGCCGCAACCGGCCGCGAGCAAAAGCAAATGA
- a CDS encoding Gfo/Idh/MocA family protein yields MNDTVKWGVLGYARIAKLSVIPAIDRTEGSTLYAVASGDETKRREIAEAHPQARVYADYESLLRDPEVDAVYVPLPNSMHREWAIRAMRAGKHVLCEKPLALNAEEALEMIRASEQCGVLLMEAFMYRYTDRIARVREVLASGEIGEVRYIQSTFRFLLNRPGTIKMKPELGGGSLYDVGCYPLNFVGMVTGELPESCVVQHVDENGVDVLLSAALRYPSGIVASINCGFNAFNQMNSEIVGTRGLIEIPDTFAGNAGAITVKTEEGVRRIETAESDRYALEVADFAEAVRTGRKPMLSLEETYRNMRALDLVRQAMRK; encoded by the coding sequence ATGAACGACACGGTCAAATGGGGCGTGCTGGGATACGCCCGGATTGCGAAGCTGAGCGTGATCCCGGCGATCGACAGGACGGAAGGATCGACGCTGTACGCCGTCGCCTCCGGCGACGAGACGAAGCGCCGCGAAATCGCGGAGGCTCATCCGCAAGCGCGGGTGTACGCGGATTACGAGTCGCTGCTGCGCGATCCGGAGGTGGATGCGGTCTACGTGCCGCTGCCCAATTCGATGCATCGGGAATGGGCGATCCGCGCGATGCGGGCGGGCAAGCACGTGCTGTGCGAGAAGCCGCTGGCGCTGAACGCGGAGGAGGCGCTGGAGATGATCCGCGCGTCGGAGCAATGCGGCGTCCTCCTGATGGAGGCGTTCATGTACCGCTACACGGACCGGATCGCGCGGGTTCGCGAGGTATTGGCCAGCGGCGAGATCGGCGAGGTGCGGTACATCCAGTCGACCTTCCGGTTCCTGCTGAACCGTCCGGGCACGATCAAGATGAAGCCGGAGCTGGGCGGCGGTTCCCTGTACGACGTCGGGTGCTATCCGCTTAACTTTGTCGGCATGGTGACGGGGGAATTGCCCGAATCCTGCGTAGTCCAGCATGTGGACGAGAACGGGGTCGACGTGCTGCTGTCGGCGGCGCTGCGTTATCCGAGCGGCATCGTGGCTTCGATCAACTGCGGATTCAACGCGTTCAACCAGATGAATTCGGAGATCGTCGGCACGCGCGGCCTGATCGAGATTCCGGATACGTTCGCGGGCAACGCGGGGGCGATCACCGTGAAAACCGAGGAGGGCGTGCGCCGGATCGAGACGGCCGAGTCGGACCGGTATGCGCTGGAAGTGGCGGATTTTGCCGAGGCGGTCCGCACGGGGCGCAAACCGATGTTATCGTTGGAGGAGACGTACCGCAACATGCGGGCGCTGGATCTGGTGCGGCAGGCGATGAGGAAGTGA
- a CDS encoding LytR/AlgR family response regulator transcription factor: protein MKKGKLDLLISDIEMPNLSYTKERLERSIRRFLEKRRKQQDSQSGTLVIKQKSEIHFIKKQDIVFIERTGRSTTIVTAGGETYETYQTLGELEEKLVERGFFRSSRSFIINIHYIKNFSLYTKHSYLVSFHPTQKTAVMTKEKMEEFQAKYF, encoded by the coding sequence GTGAAGAAGGGCAAGCTGGATCTGCTCATCAGCGACATCGAGATGCCGAACTTGTCCTACACCAAAGAACGGCTCGAACGCTCGATCCGACGGTTTCTGGAGAAACGCCGGAAGCAGCAGGATTCGCAGAGCGGCACGCTGGTCATCAAGCAAAAATCGGAGATCCATTTTATCAAGAAACAAGACATCGTCTTTATCGAACGGACGGGACGGTCGACGACGATCGTCACCGCCGGCGGCGAAACGTACGAGACGTACCAAACGCTCGGCGAACTGGAGGAGAAGCTGGTCGAACGCGGCTTTTTCCGGTCCAGCCGGTCGTTTATCATCAATATTCATTACATTAAGAACTTCTCGCTCTATACGAAGCACTCGTACTTGGTATCCTTCCACCCGACCCAAAAAACGGCGGTCATGACGAAGGAAAAAATGGAAGAGTTCCAGGCGAAATACTTCTAG
- a CDS encoding ABC transporter permease, whose protein sequence is MIWNIYLKELKDTLRDRKTLVLSILVPIVMIAAMSMLYEKLMNDATKEVPQVTVGVSDQLQPDTLQWLSGLEGVKIVPSADPKAAATEGDVQVALDIPADFAAKLTQGGSAPAITLYADQSSANVSRAVDMLLRVLGEKQTELVQARVAAAGVNPELLKPFVTEVKTLTKDDDGSVTMISMLFSLAIVMAVMLGGFPAAIDLFAGEKERKTMESLLITPVSRMKLIVAKWLAISTLGAASGIFAILAFVVVTKSLTEKMAAALEFGDQTVQLLLSAVAAIILFALLFATIEMMISIVTKSFKEAQNFISPVMFLALVPYFLLVGQGANEMKTYYFAIPFMNIFALLKELMFGIFSAQNLLLVCGSTALFSAVCFAAAYVMFRKDKWVLGK, encoded by the coding sequence ATGATCTGGAACATTTATCTGAAAGAACTGAAGGATACGCTGCGGGACAGGAAAACGCTCGTCCTCAGCATTCTGGTGCCGATCGTGATGATCGCGGCCATGTCGATGCTGTACGAGAAGCTTATGAACGACGCGACAAAAGAAGTGCCGCAAGTGACGGTCGGGGTATCGGATCAACTGCAGCCCGACACGCTGCAATGGCTGTCGGGGCTGGAAGGGGTGAAGATCGTTCCGTCCGCCGACCCGAAAGCGGCGGCGACCGAAGGCGACGTGCAGGTCGCGCTGGACATCCCGGCCGACTTCGCGGCGAAGCTGACGCAAGGCGGAAGCGCCCCGGCGATCACGCTGTACGCCGATCAGTCCAGCGCGAATGTATCCCGCGCGGTCGACATGCTGCTGCGCGTACTCGGCGAGAAGCAGACGGAGCTGGTGCAGGCGAGAGTGGCCGCGGCCGGCGTCAATCCGGAGCTGCTTAAGCCGTTCGTCACGGAAGTGAAGACGCTGACCAAAGACGACGACGGCTCGGTGACGATGATCTCCATGCTGTTCTCGCTCGCGATCGTCATGGCGGTCATGCTGGGCGGATTCCCGGCAGCCATCGACCTGTTCGCCGGGGAGAAGGAGCGCAAGACGATGGAGTCGCTGCTTATTACGCCGGTCAGCCGCATGAAGCTGATCGTCGCCAAATGGCTCGCGATCTCGACGCTTGGTGCCGCCAGCGGCATCTTCGCCATCCTCGCCTTCGTCGTGGTGACCAAGAGTCTGACGGAGAAGATGGCCGCCGCGTTGGAATTCGGCGATCAGACGGTTCAACTGCTGCTGTCGGCCGTCGCCGCCATCATCCTGTTCGCCTTGCTGTTCGCGACCATCGAGATGATGATCAGCATCGTCACCAAGTCGTTTAAGGAAGCGCAGAACTTTATCTCGCCGGTCATGTTCCTGGCCTTGGTCCCGTACTTCCTCCTCGTCGGACAAGGAGCGAACGAGATGAAGACCTACTACTTCGCCATTCCGTTTATGAATATATTCGCGCTGCTTAAAGAGCTGATGTTCGGCATCTTCTCGGCGCAAAACCTGCTCCTCGTCTGCGGCAGCACGGCCCTGTTCTCGGCCGTCTGCTTTGCGGCCGCCTATGTGATGTTCCGCAAGGACAAATGGGTGTTGGGGAAATAA